The Pelagibius sp. CAU 1746 genomic sequence TGCGCCCTTGTCGGCCGAGACCTGCAGGTTGGCGCGCCAGGCGGATGACGCTGCATAGAGCTTGCCATCGTGCGCGGTCATGACATGCAGGTGAAAGGCTTCCCCCTCCGGCAAGATGCGCCATGCCCAGTCCGTGCCGTTGGTGACCGCGAACTCGGCACGGTTGGCGGTAAAGCGAGGGTCCTCGAAGGGCCAATACAGCAGACCTTCCGCCGTCAGCGGCCGGCCTGCTCCCTGGCTGAAGAGGGACCGCTCGTAACGCAGCTCGCCTGTTGCCGGGTCGTAGCTGTAGATATCCGCCGCATTGTGGTTGCGGAAGGATTCCTGATTGGCGAACCAGATGCGTTGCCCATAGCCGATGATCGAATCGATGGCGGACCAAGGTCCGGGCTGGGCGAGTTGCACCAAGGGCTCAATGGCAATGGCTTCGCGGGTCAGCGGTTGAACCGACAAGAACATGGCCAAACCCAGTCCGGCCAGGCTTCCGGTGAAGAAGGGCTGTCGCATGGGGCCTGGCTCCTGCGCAAAACGTTCATGAGGTCGGGCGAGCCGGAGTCGACGATGCTGCAACGGAGGCGGCTGTACAATTCTCCCGGCGCCTCACGCTTCGTCACAAGATGGTGACTGCCGCCGAAGAGACGCGGTATCCGGCGCGCCCCGGCTTGTCAGCGAGCGCTGGGGGGCACTGCGCTTGTCCGGGACTGCGCTGCAAGCCGGCGGAAGGCCGGCGCCGCTCGGAAAGGTTCACTCCCTTTCGAGACGGTCCTCGGAGCTGCCGGCGCCGTGCCGGGCGGCAAGAAGCAGGTGTTTCTAGGTCCCGGTCCGCTTGCGGCTGCGCCAGAACATGAACCAGCCGACAGGGCCGAGCAGCAGCACCAGGACGATCCAGCCGACCCGGGGGCCCAGCGGGCAGCCGCTGCCGGGCGGCGGACGCCAGCGGCCTCCGCGCGGCGACAGCATCACGTGGGCCAGGGGCAGCAGGTAGCCGAAGATGACGATCAGCCAGGCCGTGAGTTTCGGATCCATGGCTGCTATTGTGGCTTATCCGGGCGGCGGCCTCCAGCCGCTTGCCAACCCCTGATCCGAAGACTTTCCGCCGGTTCCGAGACCCTTCCGACGCCCATGCTATCCATCCTGGAAACCGTGCTGCCGATTTTCGGCCTGGTGCTCTGCGGCTACCTCGTTGGCCGCCTGCGCTGGATGAGCGAGGAGGCCATCAAGGGCCTCAACACCTTCGTCTTCTACTTTGCCATCCCGGCGCTGCTGTTCCGCGCCATGGCGCGCGGCATGGGGCCGGTGGAATTCACCATCGTCGGCGGCTATTTCACGGCGGTCCTGGTCACCTTTCTGCTGGCCCTGGCGGTGGCCCGCCTGGTGTTCCGCACCGGCCCGGTGGAACAGGTGCTGTTCGGTATGGGTTCGGTCTTTTCCAACACCGTTCTGCTGGCGATCCCGCTGATCTTCACCGTCCTGGGCGAGGCCGCAGGCCTGCGGCTCATGCTGATCATCACCTTTCACGCGGTGATCATCCTGCCGGTGATCACCGTGCTGATCGAATTCCGGCGCGGCGCGGGGCAGGGCTGGCGCCGGCTTGCCGGCCAGACCCTCAGGGCGATCGCCCTCAACCCGATCATTCTCGCCTTGGTCCTCGGGATCGCCTATGGGCTGACCGGCGCTCCTCTGCCCGGGGCGGGCGAACGCTTCCTGGCGCTGCTCGGCGGGGCGGCGGCGCCCTGCGCGCTCTTCGCCCTGGGCGCCTCGCTGACCGCTTTCGAACTGCGCGGCGACATCAAGGAGACCCTGGCCATGGTCGCCATGAAGCTGCTGGTTCACCCCGCGGTCATGGCGGTTCTGGCGTTCTGGGTCTTCGAACTGCCGCCCCTGGCCGCCACCGTGGCCGTCATCACCGCGGCGACCCCGGTGGGCGCCAATGTCTTCATCATGGCCCGCCAATACGACATCTATCTGGGCCGCGCGGCCTCGGCGGTACTGATCTCCACCGCCCTCTCGGTGGTGACCTTGACCTTCCTGCTTGCCTTGCTCAGGCCTTAGCG encodes the following:
- a CDS encoding AEC family transporter, with the protein product MLSILETVLPIFGLVLCGYLVGRLRWMSEEAIKGLNTFVFYFAIPALLFRAMARGMGPVEFTIVGGYFTAVLVTFLLALAVARLVFRTGPVEQVLFGMGSVFSNTVLLAIPLIFTVLGEAAGLRLMLIITFHAVIILPVITVLIEFRRGAGQGWRRLAGQTLRAIALNPIILALVLGIAYGLTGAPLPGAGERFLALLGGAAAPCALFALGASLTAFELRGDIKETLAMVAMKLLVHPAVMAVLAFWVFELPPLAATVAVITAATPVGANVFIMARQYDIYLGRAASAVLISTALSVVTLTFLLALLRP